The Lactobacillus sp. ESL0680 genome has a segment encoding these proteins:
- the gndA gene encoding NADP-dependent phosphogluconate dehydrogenase, whose protein sequence is MQQFGIIGLSVMGKNLALNVRNSGFSVSGYSIDKPEVDAFAKYEDDKLKPTYSWEEFVNSLEKPRKILIQIAAGRPVDETLHTLLPLLDQGDILIDGGNSNFNDTNRRFNEMKKHGIHFIGMGVSGGEEGALNGPALMPGGDEEAYKQVAPILEAIAAKNTEGRPCVSFIGPEGSGHYVKMVHNGIEYGIMQEFSEVYDILRKIAGKTNSEMSQIFADWNQGVVEAYLSEITAEVLKQKDDLTPDYVIDHILNVASYKGTGNWMLEDAIRLGTPISVIAEAVLARFMSKASTRSGKEITWNGEVPADLVDNLGKALQLGQAVAYAQGFQQLKMAADAYNWDLRYPAIAQVWEAGCIIRSSMLKDIENAYKDGKELDNLFQDSYFNDLMTQNIGALRQVVELATKAGIPTPTLSAALNYLESIFNPSLPANLIQGQRDYFGAHTYNRNDRPGVFHTQWYEEK, encoded by the coding sequence ATGCAACAATTTGGAATAATTGGCTTATCTGTAATGGGTAAGAATCTTGCTTTAAATGTCAGAAATAGTGGCTTTTCAGTTTCTGGTTATAGTATTGATAAGCCGGAAGTTGATGCTTTTGCGAAATATGAAGACGATAAGTTAAAACCTACTTATTCTTGGGAAGAATTCGTCAATTCATTAGAAAAACCCCGCAAAATTTTAATTCAAATCGCCGCTGGTCGTCCAGTTGACGAAACTTTACATACTTTATTGCCTTTACTGGATCAAGGCGATATTTTAATTGATGGTGGTAATTCTAACTTTAATGATACTAATCGTCGATTCAACGAAATGAAGAAGCACGGTATTCACTTTATTGGAATGGGTGTTTCTGGTGGTGAAGAAGGTGCTTTGAATGGCCCAGCATTAATGCCGGGTGGCGATGAAGAAGCATATAAGCAAGTCGCGCCTATTTTAGAAGCAATTGCTGCTAAAAATACTGAAGGTCGCCCATGTGTTAGCTTTATTGGCCCTGAAGGCAGTGGTCATTACGTTAAGATGGTTCATAACGGAATTGAATACGGCATTATGCAGGAATTCTCTGAAGTTTATGATATTTTACGTAAGATTGCAGGCAAGACTAATAGTGAAATGTCACAAATCTTTGCTGATTGGAACCAAGGGGTTGTTGAAGCTTACCTTAGTGAAATTACAGCAGAAGTTTTGAAGCAAAAAGATGACTTAACTCCTGATTACGTGATTGACCATATTTTAAATGTGGCTTCATACAAGGGAACTGGTAACTGGATGCTTGAGGATGCTATTCGTTTAGGCACACCGATTAGTGTAATTGCGGAAGCTGTTTTGGCTCGGTTTATGTCTAAGGCATCAACACGTTCAGGCAAGGAAATTACTTGGAATGGTGAAGTACCAGCTGATTTGGTAGATAATTTAGGCAAGGCTTTGCAATTGGGGCAAGCTGTTGCTTATGCTCAAGGCTTCCAACAATTGAAGATGGCTGCAGATGCTTATAACTGGGATTTGCGGTACCCAGCAATTGCTCAAGTTTGGGAAGCAGGCTGTATTATTCGCTCATCAATGTTGAAAGATATTGAAAATGCTTATAAAGATGGTAAAGAGCTGGATAATTTGTTCCAAGACAGTTACTTCAATGACTTAATGACACAAAATATTGGTGCTTTGCGGCAAGTAGTTGAATTAGCAACTAAAGCCGGGATTCCAACACCAACCTTGAGTGCAGCACTTAATTACTTGGAATCAATTTTTAACCCAAGTTTACCTGCCAATTTAATTCAGGGTCAACGTGATTACTTTGGTGCTCATACTTACAACAGAAATGACCGTCCAGGTGTCTTCCACACACAATGGTATGAAGAAAAATAA
- the spxB gene encoding pyruvate oxidase, protein MTKINGSDAMLQVLVDWDIDHIFGYPGGSFDSTMNAILNFKDKLKFIEVRHEEAGALAASAEYKLTGKVGVCFGSAGPGAVHLMNGLYDAKYDKTPMVAIVANVPVSRQDMNFFQAFDEKPWFDNVAVWNHQVKAADQIPRMMDEALRQAYAKKGPAVLILPKDFGWEKISDNFRVTANSLTAMPNYAAPTKESIDAAVKMIAEATNPVVYFGMGLKGHGDVLKAFSDKFKMPIMSSVLGKGIVEDAFPAYLGSIGRCAPKASDDIQTHADLVVWVGNDSPFSSYFFNPKAKMIQIDIDSEKLGKRHAVDLPILADGAKSLQAIIDAGEAREESPLYKAGVEDRKNWEEWQHSFDDADEMPIRREPIFDIINKYASDDAMFGIDVGNINIDFQRLMNLHDNQVWATSGLYATMGFGSPAAVAAATACPDREVWNLGGDGGFAMMSQELLTQARYNMHIMNVVFTNETLGFIQAEQEDQSHQPLSGVILPDNDWAKVAEGMNVKGVTVRTKQEFEDAVKEWKSSDKPMLVDVKLTHDMPYSTELNTLDDPAFVEKYQAQGLKPFSYFAEKYGVNDDAFGISDDEDAASGASEA, encoded by the coding sequence ATGACAAAAATTAATGGCTCAGATGCAATGCTTCAAGTATTAGTTGATTGGGATATTGACCACATCTTTGGTTATCCAGGTGGTTCATTCGATTCAACTATGAATGCTATTCTTAATTTCAAAGACAAGCTTAAGTTTATCGAAGTTCGTCACGAAGAAGCTGGTGCTTTAGCCGCTTCAGCTGAATACAAGCTGACTGGTAAAGTTGGTGTATGTTTCGGTTCAGCTGGACCTGGTGCTGTTCACTTGATGAACGGTTTATACGACGCTAAATACGACAAGACTCCAATGGTAGCTATCGTTGCTAACGTTCCTGTTAGCCGTCAAGACATGAACTTCTTCCAAGCTTTTGATGAAAAGCCTTGGTTTGACAACGTTGCTGTTTGGAATCACCAAGTTAAAGCAGCTGATCAAATTCCACGGATGATGGATGAAGCTCTTCGTCAAGCTTATGCTAAGAAGGGTCCTGCTGTTTTAATCTTGCCAAAAGACTTTGGTTGGGAAAAGATCAGCGACAACTTCCGTGTTACTGCTAACTCATTAACTGCTATGCCTAACTACGCTGCACCAACTAAGGAATCAATTGATGCCGCAGTTAAGATGATTGCAGAAGCAACTAACCCAGTAGTTTACTTTGGTATGGGACTTAAGGGTCACGGCGATGTATTGAAGGCTTTCTCAGACAAGTTCAAGATGCCAATTATGTCATCAGTTCTTGGTAAGGGTATCGTTGAAGATGCATTTCCAGCATACTTGGGTTCAATTGGTCGTTGTGCTCCTAAGGCAAGTGACGACATCCAAACTCATGCTGACTTGGTTGTTTGGGTTGGTAACGACTCACCATTCTCAAGCTACTTCTTTAACCCTAAGGCTAAGATGATCCAAATCGACATCGATTCAGAAAAATTAGGTAAGCGTCACGCTGTTGATCTTCCAATTTTGGCTGACGGTGCCAAGAGTTTGCAAGCTATCATCGATGCTGGTGAAGCTCGTGAAGAATCACCACTTTACAAAGCTGGTGTTGAAGACCGTAAGAACTGGGAAGAATGGCAACACAGCTTTGACGATGCAGATGAAATGCCAATTCGTCGTGAACCAATCTTTGACATTATTAACAAGTACGCTTCAGACGATGCTATGTTTGGTATCGATGTTGGTAACATCAACATTGACTTCCAACGTTTGATGAACTTGCACGATAACCAAGTTTGGGCAACTTCAGGCTTGTACGCAACTATGGGCTTTGGTTCACCAGCTGCTGTAGCTGCTGCAACTGCTTGCCCAGACCGTGAAGTTTGGAACCTTGGTGGTGACGGTGGTTTTGCAATGATGAGTCAAGAATTATTGACCCAAGCTCGTTACAACATGCACATCATGAACGTTGTCTTCACTAACGAAACTCTTGGTTTCATCCAAGCTGAACAAGAAGACCAATCACACCAACCATTATCAGGTGTTATCCTTCCAGATAACGACTGGGCAAAGGTTGCTGAAGGTATGAACGTTAAGGGTGTAACTGTACGTACTAAGCAAGAATTTGAAGATGCAGTTAAGGAATGGAAGAGTTCTGATAAGCCAATGTTAGTAGACGTTAAGCTTACTCACGACATGCCATACTCAACTGAATTGAACACTCTTGATGACCCAGCATTTGTTGAAAAATACCAAGCACAAGGTTTGAAGCCATTCAGCTACTTTGCTGAAAAATACGGCGTTAACGATGATGCTTTTGGCATTTCAGACGATGAAGATGCTGCTTCAGGTGCTTCAGAAGCTTAA
- the spxB gene encoding pyruvate oxidase, producing the protein MAKINGANAMLQVLLDWHIDHIYGFPGGSFDSTMNAIHDFKGKLKYIEVRHEEAGALAAAAEYKFTGQAGVCFGSAGPGAVHLMNGLYDAKYDKVPMVAIVANVPTSRQDIDFFQAFDEKPWFDSVAVWNHQIKTADQVPSMMDEALRQAYAKKGPAVLILPKDFGWDKINDNFRVTYNSLEAIPNYAAPKKTDVEAALKVLKEAKNPVVYYGMGMKGHGDVLKAFADKFKTPIMSSVIAKGIVEDAFPAYMGSIGRVAPKASDDIQTHADLVIWVGNNSPFSVFFFDPKAKVIQIDVDSEKLGKRHAVDVPILADGAKTLQAMIDAGEDREESPIYKAALADRKNWDEWQASFVDSDEMPVRREPIFDIINKYASDDAMFAIDVGNINIDFQRLVNLHDNQTWATSGLYATMGFGTPASLAAATTHPEREVWNLGGDGGFAMMSQELLTQARYNMHVINVVFTNETLGYIQAEQEDESNQPLSGVIIPNNDWAKVAEGMNVKGVTVRTKQEFEDAVKEWKQMDGPMLIDVKFTHEMPYSTELNTLDDPEFVEKYQAQGLKPFSYFADKYGLVEDTASGASEEEEPEPEPEETDTTSSASEH; encoded by the coding sequence ATGGCAAAAATTAATGGCGCAAATGCTATGCTCCAAGTTTTATTGGACTGGCATATTGATCATATTTATGGTTTCCCAGGTGGTTCATTTGACTCAACAATGAACGCTATTCACGACTTCAAAGGTAAGTTAAAATACATTGAAGTTCGTCACGAAGAAGCTGGTGCTTTGGCAGCAGCTGCTGAATACAAATTCACTGGCCAAGCTGGTGTATGTTTTGGTTCAGCTGGACCTGGTGCTGTTCACTTGATGAACGGTTTGTACGATGCTAAATACGATAAGGTACCAATGGTAGCTATCGTTGCTAACGTACCAACTAGTCGTCAAGATATTGACTTCTTCCAAGCTTTTGATGAAAAGCCTTGGTTTGATTCCGTAGCTGTTTGGAACCACCAAATTAAGACAGCTGACCAAGTTCCTAGCATGATGGACGAAGCTCTTCGTCAAGCATATGCTAAGAAGGGTCCAGCAGTTTTAATCCTTCCTAAGGACTTTGGTTGGGACAAGATTAACGATAACTTCCGTGTAACTTATAACTCATTAGAAGCTATCCCTAACTATGCAGCTCCTAAGAAGACTGATGTTGAAGCAGCTCTTAAAGTTCTTAAAGAAGCTAAGAACCCAGTAGTATACTATGGTATGGGTATGAAGGGTCACGGCGATGTTTTAAAGGCATTTGCTGACAAGTTTAAGACTCCAATTATGTCATCAGTTATTGCTAAAGGTATTGTTGAAGATGCATTTCCAGCATACATGGGCTCAATTGGCCGTGTTGCTCCAAAGGCCAGTGATGATATTCAAACTCATGCTGACTTAGTTATCTGGGTTGGTAACAACTCACCATTCTCAGTCTTCTTCTTTGATCCTAAGGCTAAGGTTATCCAAATTGATGTTGACTCAGAAAAATTGGGTAAGCGTCACGCTGTTGATGTTCCAATTTTGGCTGACGGTGCTAAGACTTTGCAAGCAATGATCGATGCTGGCGAAGACCGTGAAGAATCACCAATTTACAAGGCTGCTCTTGCAGACCGTAAGAACTGGGATGAATGGCAAGCAAGCTTTGTTGATTCAGATGAAATGCCAGTTCGTCGTGAACCAATCTTTGACATCATCAACAAATATGCTTCAGACGATGCTATGTTTGCTATTGATGTTGGTAACATCAACATTGACTTCCAACGTTTAGTTAACTTACATGATAACCAAACTTGGGCAACTTCAGGCTTGTACGCAACTATGGGCTTTGGTACTCCAGCATCACTTGCTGCTGCAACTACTCATCCAGAACGTGAAGTTTGGAACCTTGGCGGTGACGGTGGTTTCGCAATGATGAGTCAAGAGTTATTAACTCAAGCTCGTTACAACATGCACGTTATCAACGTTGTCTTCACTAACGAAACTTTAGGTTACATCCAAGCTGAACAAGAAGATGAATCTAACCAACCATTGTCAGGTGTTATTATTCCTAACAACGATTGGGCAAAGGTTGCTGAAGGTATGAACGTTAAGGGTGTAACTGTACGTACTAAGCAAGAATTTGAAGATGCAGTTAAAGAATGGAAGCAAATGGATGGACCAATGTTGATTGACGTTAAGTTCACTCACGAAATGCCATACTCAACTGAATTGAACACTCTTGATGACCCAGAATTTGTTGAGAAGTATCAAGCACAAGGTTTGAAGCCATTCAGCTACTTTGCTGACAAGTATGGCCTTGTAGAAGACACTGCTTCAGGCGCTTCTGAAGAAGAAGAACCAGAACCTGAACCAGAAGAAACTGACACTACTTCAAGTGCTTCAGAACACTAA
- the mnmG gene encoding tRNA uridine-5-carboxymethylaminomethyl(34) synthesis enzyme MnmG: MIKSYDSNDYDVIVVGAGHAGSEAALASARMGQKTLLLTISLDMVAFMPCNPSVGGPAKGTVVREIDALGGQMGKNIDATYIQMRMLNTGKGPAVRALRAQADKWEYHDRMKDVIENTPNLTLRQATVDELIIEDGVCTGLITNTGARYHAKSVVLTTGTAARGRIFIGELNYSSGPNNTVPAIKLSENLEKLGFKLRRFKTGTPPRVNGNTIDYSKTEEEPGDLEPRHFSFTSRDEDYLKEQVSCWMTYTNEETHKIINENLTRSPMFSGQIKGVGPRYCPSIETKVVRFADKPRHQIFLEPEGKNTKEVYVGDFSTSMPEEVQLQMLHTVAGLEHAEMMRPGYAIEYDVVDPWQLKHTLETKNIKNLFTAGQMNGTSGYEEAAGQGLIAGINAALRAAGKPGFTLGRDEAYIGVLIDDLVTKGTEEPYRLLTSRAEYRLILRHDNADLRLTDYGYKLGLISDERYAEFEDKKKQIAIVKAKLASLTIHPNFEIQQYLSGIGENQMSAGVKADIFLRRPKVTIDDIERLTGEKISPDRYVKEQVEINIKYAGYIKKEQVQIDRLHRQEAKKIPAGIDYNAIDGLATEARQKFAKIRPETIAQAERISGVNPADLAILSVYIQNGRYQKIKK; encoded by the coding sequence ATGATTAAGAGTTACGACTCAAATGATTATGATGTCATAGTTGTTGGTGCCGGTCATGCCGGCAGTGAAGCCGCTTTGGCTAGTGCTAGAATGGGCCAGAAGACTTTATTGCTGACAATTAGCCTGGATATGGTTGCCTTTATGCCATGTAATCCGTCAGTTGGTGGTCCAGCTAAGGGAACCGTTGTGCGTGAAATTGATGCTTTGGGCGGGCAAATGGGTAAAAATATTGATGCTACCTATATCCAAATGCGGATGCTGAATACGGGTAAGGGTCCAGCCGTGCGTGCTTTGCGAGCTCAAGCTGACAAGTGGGAATATCATGACCGAATGAAGGATGTCATTGAAAATACCCCTAACTTGACTTTGCGCCAGGCAACAGTTGATGAATTAATTATTGAAGATGGGGTATGTACGGGATTAATTACGAATACTGGTGCCCGCTATCACGCTAAGAGCGTTGTGTTAACAACAGGAACAGCTGCTCGTGGCCGGATCTTTATTGGCGAGTTAAATTATTCCTCAGGTCCTAACAATACAGTGCCGGCAATTAAATTGTCTGAAAATTTAGAAAAATTAGGTTTTAAATTGCGCCGCTTCAAGACAGGTACCCCGCCCCGCGTTAACGGTAATACGATTGACTATTCCAAGACTGAAGAGGAACCAGGAGACCTAGAGCCGCGGCATTTTTCATTCACCAGTAGGGATGAAGACTACTTAAAAGAGCAAGTATCTTGCTGGATGACCTATACCAACGAAGAAACGCACAAGATTATTAACGAAAACTTGACGCGTTCGCCGATGTTTTCTGGTCAGATCAAGGGTGTTGGCCCACGTTACTGCCCGTCAATTGAGACTAAGGTTGTCCGGTTTGCTGATAAGCCGCGCCACCAAATTTTTCTTGAGCCAGAGGGCAAAAACACTAAGGAAGTCTATGTTGGCGACTTTTCAACATCAATGCCAGAAGAGGTTCAGCTACAAATGCTGCATACAGTTGCCGGGTTAGAACATGCCGAAATGATGCGCCCGGGTTATGCAATTGAATACGATGTTGTTGATCCGTGGCAGTTAAAACATACTTTGGAAACTAAAAATATTAAGAATCTGTTTACTGCTGGTCAAATGAACGGCACCTCTGGCTATGAAGAGGCCGCTGGTCAAGGATTAATTGCCGGTATTAATGCTGCTTTGCGTGCTGCTGGTAAGCCTGGTTTTACTTTAGGTAGGGATGAAGCCTACATTGGGGTATTAATTGATGATTTGGTAACCAAGGGAACTGAAGAACCATATCGTTTACTTACCTCGCGGGCTGAGTACCGGTTGATTTTGCGTCATGATAACGCTGATTTACGGTTAACTGATTATGGTTATAAGCTCGGTTTAATTTCCGATGAACGCTACGCTGAGTTTGAAGATAAGAAAAAACAAATTGCGATTGTTAAGGCAAAATTGGCTAGTTTAACGATTCATCCGAATTTTGAAATCCAACAATATTTGAGTGGAATTGGCGAAAATCAAATGAGCGCTGGTGTTAAAGCAGATATCTTTTTAAGACGTCCTAAAGTAACGATTGACGACATTGAACGGCTTACAGGAGAGAAAATCTCACCAGACCGCTATGTTAAAGAGCAGGTTGAAATCAATATTAAATACGCCGGATATATTAAAAAAGAACAAGTTCAGATTGACCGTCTTCACCGTCAAGAAGCTAAAAAGATTCCAGCAGGCATTGATTATAATGCAATTGATGGCTTGGCAACCGAAGCAAGACAAAAATTCGCTAAGATTCGGCCTGAGACAATAGCTCAGGCGGAAAGAATCTCGGGTGTTAATCCGGCTGATTTGGCTATTTTGAGTGTCTATATTCAAAACGGCCGTTATCAAAAAATTAAGAAGTAA